One Solanum lycopersicum chromosome 4, SLM_r2.1 DNA window includes the following coding sequences:
- the LOC101258945 gene encoding uncharacterized protein — protein MKLSRDPTDNKLIEQELEISKQYGKLKGARDQFLKQKEKIQWIQEGDQNTKFYHNYIKTRRNTNIIFGGKDKHGERQEGMEEISKAFLEYYSELLGQSNKGRKHVCREIIMKGSLVNKEQREQLAAKFTEKEVKEAMWSIDGNKSPGPYEYGSPFFKDNWEIIGKDVVKGVMEFFRTKKMLTGMNDTTITLITEDSAASDNIEQSKCFCGG, from the exons ATGAAATTGAGCAGAGATCCAACAGATAACAAGTTGATTGAACAAGAACTAGAAATATCAAAACAATATGGAAAACTAAAAGGGGCCAGGGATCAATTcttgaaacaaaaagaaaaaatacagtGGATACAAGAAGGTGATCAAAATACAAAGTTCTATCACAACTACATAAAGACAAGAAGGAACACCAACATAATTTTTGGAGGAAAGGATAAGCATGGTGAAAGGCAAGAAGGCATGGAAGAAATTAGCAAGGCTTTTTTGGAATACTACAGTGAGCTGCTAGGACAGTCAAACAAGGGAAGAAAGCATGTGTGCAGGGAGATAATTATGAAAGGATCACTGGTTAATAAGGAACAACGAGAACAACTAGCAGCAAAGTTCACAGAGAAGGAGGTAAAGGAAGCTATGTGGAGCATTGATGGGAACAAGTCGCCAGGACCATATGAATATGGGAGTCCATTCTTCAAAGATAATTGGGAGATTATCGGTAAAGATGTGGTGAAGGGAGTGATGGAGTTCTTTAGGACTAAAAAGATGCTTACTGGGATGAATGATACAACAATTACATTGATA ACTGAGGACAGTGCTGCCAGTGATAATATCGAGCAATCAAAGTGCTTTTGTGGCGGGTAG